In Maridesulfovibrio sp., a single genomic region encodes these proteins:
- a CDS encoding polynucleotide adenylyltransferase: MVTSRKKIKIMIVGGTVRDMLIGRVPKDMDMLIASGSAKDFMAEFPEARPVGKSHEIFFLKGLEFSLPRKTGRNIEETVDLDLGARDFTVNSMALDENGELYTHPNALEDLMNRKLRPGFRESFRDDPLRVFRAATFLARFPEFSAHAELLHGMAEAAKSGWIKNIAPDRVGVELRKGLGGAKPGNFLRLLIKTGCLAYWFPELEKADSIPAGPEQYHDKSVAGHTAEIMDLTAGNPLTCWMAMCHDLGKMLTPAEHLPSHHGHDKAGASPAVELGKRLLLPTRFIRAGETAAQLHMKAGNYRELRPGTRVDLLMKLHVSGLLENMCELCRADRNADVLASARDDLAEILKVSLPLKDRNLGEKSGEKLRTLRASRLKSLTRGRNWQNLLK, translated from the coding sequence GTGGAACCGTCAGAGACATGCTCATAGGCAGGGTCCCCAAAGATATGGACATGCTCATCGCTTCAGGATCAGCTAAGGATTTCATGGCTGAATTTCCAGAAGCCCGACCTGTGGGAAAATCACATGAGATTTTTTTTCTGAAAGGGCTGGAGTTTTCTCTTCCCAGAAAAACAGGCAGAAATATTGAGGAAACGGTTGATCTGGATCTGGGCGCGAGGGACTTTACCGTAAACAGCATGGCCCTTGACGAAAACGGAGAACTGTATACCCACCCTAATGCTCTCGAAGATCTCATGAACAGGAAACTTCGTCCCGGCTTCCGGGAGAGTTTCAGGGACGACCCGCTAAGGGTATTCCGGGCAGCGACCTTTCTTGCCCGATTTCCGGAGTTTTCAGCTCATGCGGAATTACTGCACGGCATGGCGGAAGCGGCTAAATCCGGCTGGATAAAAAATATTGCCCCGGACCGCGTGGGCGTTGAGTTGCGCAAAGGACTCGGAGGGGCAAAACCGGGCAACTTTCTGCGGCTGCTGATAAAAACCGGCTGTCTAGCATACTGGTTCCCGGAGCTTGAAAAAGCGGACAGCATACCTGCCGGGCCCGAACAATACCACGATAAATCAGTCGCCGGACACACCGCAGAAATCATGGACCTGACTGCCGGAAATCCGCTGACCTGCTGGATGGCCATGTGTCATGACCTCGGTAAGATGCTGACCCCGGCGGAACATCTACCTTCCCACCACGGACACGACAAGGCAGGGGCATCTCCGGCGGTTGAACTGGGAAAAAGACTGCTGCTGCCGACCAGATTCATCCGGGCCGGAGAAACAGCCGCACAACTGCATATGAAAGCCGGGAACTACCGGGAACTGCGCCCCGGAACACGGGTGGATCTGCTGATGAAGCTGCATGTAAGCGGCCTGCTTGAAAACATGTGCGAGCTGTGCCGGGCAGACCGGAACGCGGATGTATTGGCATCCGCCCGCGATGATCTGGCAGAGATACTCAAGGTATCCCTGCCGCTCAAAGACAGAAATCTGGGAGAAAAATCAGGCGAAAAACTTCGCACCCTGAGAGCGTCCAGGCTCAAAAGCCTGACCAGAGGGCGCAACTGGCAGAATCTACTCAAATAG
- a CDS encoding SufD family Fe-S cluster assembly protein, producing the protein MNKVDLSQYKFEGLEHSEIADLRTISTEDKEQLLMAGIDVDTEDTSGTFLQVDHSNVHCGSPDKDVEVMDIKKALEKYDGLPDYYFKLIDKDKDEFTRAAAEKLHGGYFVRTKKGAKIERPVQSCLFLKAEQSGQNIHNIVVVEEDSELHIITGCAAAHDKFTGAHFGLSEFYVKKGGKLTFTMVHNWGENVTVRPRTVGIVEEGGVLLNNYVLLKRVKDLQSYPTIFLNGEGAVARFNSVLVAPEGSLLDTGTRIIQNAPNTKGEVISRTITTGGTIIARGHIQGNQVPARGHIECKGLILGGGRIHAIPELEGTVEGVELSHEAAVGKIAQEEIEYLMARGMDEDEATSTIVRGFLNVDIMGLPEKLQKEIDRQIEELDSGESM; encoded by the coding sequence ATGAATAAAGTTGATCTCAGCCAATATAAATTTGAAGGTCTGGAGCATTCGGAAATAGCCGATCTGCGCACTATTTCCACAGAGGACAAGGAACAGCTGCTCATGGCAGGTATTGATGTCGATACCGAAGATACAAGCGGAACCTTTCTGCAGGTTGACCACTCAAATGTTCATTGCGGCTCTCCCGACAAGGATGTCGAAGTCATGGACATCAAGAAGGCTCTTGAAAAATATGATGGCCTTCCCGATTACTATTTCAAGCTCATTGACAAGGACAAGGACGAATTTACCCGTGCCGCAGCCGAAAAGCTGCACGGCGGTTATTTTGTCCGCACCAAAAAGGGTGCCAAAATTGAGCGCCCGGTTCAGTCCTGCCTTTTCCTCAAAGCCGAACAGTCCGGCCAGAACATTCACAACATAGTTGTTGTGGAAGAGGATTCCGAACTGCACATCATCACCGGATGCGCTGCCGCGCATGATAAATTTACCGGTGCGCATTTCGGTCTTTCCGAATTCTACGTTAAAAAGGGCGGCAAGCTGACCTTTACCATGGTTCACAACTGGGGTGAAAACGTTACCGTTCGTCCCCGTACCGTGGGTATCGTAGAAGAGGGCGGCGTGCTGCTTAACAACTACGTGCTGCTCAAAAGGGTCAAGGACCTGCAGTCCTACCCCACGATTTTCCTTAACGGTGAAGGCGCCGTTGCCAGATTCAATTCCGTTCTGGTCGCGCCCGAAGGTTCGCTTCTCGATACCGGAACGCGCATCATTCAGAACGCGCCCAACACCAAAGGTGAAGTAATCTCCAGAACAATCACCACCGGCGGAACAATCATCGCCCGTGGTCATATTCAGGGTAATCAGGTTCCCGCCCGCGGTCATATCGAATGCAAAGGTCTCATCCTCGGAGGAGGGCGCATTCACGCCATCCCTGAACTTGAAGGAACCGTCGAAGGTGTCGAGCTCTCCCACGAAGCAGCAGTCGGCAAGATTGCCCAGGAAGAAATCGAATATCTCATGGCTCGCGGTATGGACGAGGATGAAGCAACTTCCACCATCGTCCGCGGCTTTCTCAATGTCGACATCATGGGACTGCCTGAAAAACTTCAGAAGGAAATCGACCGCCAGATTGAAGAACTCGATTCCGGCGAATCCATGTAG
- a CDS encoding glycosyltransferase yields the protein MNKNICFFNSNKAWGGGEKWNHHFSLLLRDKGYKVFVVTNNRSELYQRLQNEPGITLHSERIGNLSFLNPFLMQRLKSFFRENRIETLITALPSDLKSGGFAAKRAGVKRIIYRRGIAVPVKNSALNRYVFSNIADRLIVNSLETKRTVLANNPDLIDEAKIRLIYNGFDVSEFDSQPFEQLYTPLENEIVIGNAARLTAQKGQKYLLEAAKILKEKNLNFKILIAGKGEMEGELKDYAAKLGVSNVVKFLGFVENMKSFHASQHIFCLPSLWEGFGYALVEAMTLRKPIVGFNISSNPEVVSDNKTGILVPPKDSEKLAVALEKLILNAELRTEMGTNGRKKVLENFNTPLVLGKLIDVIEE from the coding sequence GTGAATAAAAACATATGCTTCTTCAACAGCAATAAAGCCTGGGGCGGCGGGGAAAAATGGAATCATCATTTTTCCCTGCTGCTGCGGGACAAAGGATACAAAGTCTTTGTGGTAACCAACAACCGCTCGGAATTGTATCAAAGACTGCAGAACGAACCCGGAATAACACTTCACAGTGAACGCATCGGCAATCTATCCTTTCTCAATCCGTTCCTGATGCAGCGCCTGAAATCATTTTTCCGTGAAAACCGCATTGAAACCCTGATAACCGCCCTGCCATCCGACCTCAAAAGCGGCGGCTTCGCCGCAAAAAGAGCCGGAGTCAAGCGGATCATCTATCGCCGCGGAATAGCCGTTCCGGTAAAAAACAGCGCCCTTAACCGCTACGTATTTTCCAACATTGCAGACCGGCTTATCGTGAACTCCCTTGAAACAAAAAGGACAGTCCTGGCCAACAATCCCGACCTGATTGACGAGGCAAAAATCCGCCTGATCTACAACGGATTCGATGTATCCGAATTCGATTCCCAACCTTTTGAACAGCTATATACACCGCTTGAAAATGAAATAGTGATAGGAAATGCGGCCCGGCTTACAGCGCAGAAAGGACAGAAATATCTCCTTGAAGCCGCAAAAATTCTCAAAGAAAAGAACCTTAATTTCAAAATCCTGATTGCCGGAAAAGGTGAAATGGAAGGTGAATTAAAAGATTACGCCGCAAAACTGGGCGTGAGCAATGTCGTAAAATTTCTCGGTTTCGTGGAAAACATGAAATCATTTCACGCTTCACAGCATATTTTCTGCCTGCCATCTCTCTGGGAAGGATTCGGCTATGCCCTTGTAGAAGCCATGACCCTGCGAAAACCAATAGTCGGATTCAACATAAGCTCCAATCCCGAAGTTGTAAGCGACAACAAAACCGGCATTCTCGTGCCTCCAAAAGACTCCGAAAAACTGGCCGTCGCGCTGGAAAAACTTATACTGAATGCTGAATTGAGAACGGAAATGGGCACAAACGGAAGAAAAAAAGTGCTCGAAAATTTCAATACACCACTGGTTCTCGGTAAACTCATCGATGTTATAGAAGAATAA
- the sucD gene encoding succinate--CoA ligase subunit alpha: MLLNEHLSKTLLKEAAGLPVPTGVKITIDDLPGLEPYFPLPWILKAQVPVGGRGKAGGIRKVDTREEYEKAARQILEMEIKGNKVPFLRAEPAIDIRKEFYLSLTLSRQRRKVIMTVGREGGMEIENMGPENLLIQEISLPGGLQPNQIRAAFFHIGLAKELFVDFSTIVRNLYRTMIDYGLLLAEINPLALTGYGKLLALDGKIEMDDNIVDLNPAYEKYYQPEHSTPVENIARDAGMSFVSLKGWVGLIANGAGLAMASMDALNFSGLPAANFLDLGGAADQKRIETALRLLFDDRQVKAILINLFGGILSCELVARALVAALGGKEPEKPIVVRMSGNSAEEGLAVLKEIKGNSLYRARNMQEALDMLASLKPENAPKIEFPAPIAATPDFKPADVGYKSPHTFGINKDTPILVQGITGQEGRLHTRLMLEYGSNIVAGVTPFKGGQEVLGVPVYNSIKEAQLHHEIGASIIFVPPKLATDAILEATSCEIPWVVCITEGIVQSAMLNVLEQVKGGKSRIIGPNTPGLIVPGQTKIGILPTTPFSPGPVAVLSRSGTLTYEVADRLNQVGIGQSLSIGIGGDSYIGTTFADIFEMLRNHDETKAVMVLGEIGGTAEQDLADYVIETGFDKPVLSFIAGQTAPPGKRLGHAGAILKEGTGVQGKLEKMRKAGFTVCPSLESIPQLTADALGLKLRE, encoded by the coding sequence ATGCTGCTCAACGAACATCTTAGTAAGACGCTGCTCAAAGAGGCTGCCGGGCTTCCGGTTCCCACGGGAGTGAAAATCACCATCGATGACCTGCCCGGTCTGGAACCATACTTCCCGTTGCCGTGGATACTCAAGGCGCAGGTTCCCGTAGGAGGAAGAGGCAAGGCCGGAGGAATCCGGAAAGTGGATACCAGAGAGGAATATGAAAAAGCAGCCCGCCAGATTCTGGAAATGGAGATCAAAGGCAACAAGGTCCCCTTTCTGCGAGCCGAACCTGCAATCGATATCCGCAAGGAGTTCTACCTCTCCCTGACTCTTTCCCGCCAGCGCCGCAAAGTAATCATGACCGTCGGACGCGAAGGCGGCATGGAAATAGAAAACATGGGCCCGGAAAACCTGCTCATACAGGAAATCAGCCTGCCCGGAGGTTTGCAGCCGAACCAGATACGCGCCGCCTTTTTTCACATCGGCCTTGCCAAAGAACTTTTCGTGGATTTCAGCACCATTGTACGCAATCTGTACAGAACCATGATTGATTACGGGCTGCTGCTGGCGGAAATAAACCCCCTGGCCCTTACCGGATACGGCAAGCTCCTTGCCCTGGACGGTAAAATAGAAATGGACGACAACATCGTCGACCTCAATCCCGCCTATGAAAAATACTATCAGCCGGAGCACTCCACCCCGGTTGAAAACATAGCCCGCGATGCAGGCATGAGCTTTGTTTCCCTCAAAGGCTGGGTCGGTCTCATTGCCAACGGCGCCGGTCTGGCCATGGCCTCCATGGACGCCCTCAACTTTTCCGGCCTTCCGGCGGCCAACTTTCTCGACCTTGGAGGTGCTGCCGACCAGAAACGGATTGAAACCGCCCTGCGGCTTCTTTTCGATGACAGGCAGGTAAAAGCCATCCTGATCAACCTTTTCGGGGGTATCCTTTCCTGCGAACTCGTCGCCCGTGCCCTAGTGGCCGCCCTTGGAGGCAAGGAACCGGAAAAGCCCATTGTGGTCCGCATGTCCGGCAACAGCGCGGAAGAAGGCCTTGCGGTACTCAAGGAAATCAAGGGCAACAGTCTTTACAGAGCCAGAAACATGCAGGAAGCCCTCGACATGCTGGCCTCCCTTAAGCCCGAAAACGCGCCGAAAATAGAATTTCCGGCCCCCATTGCCGCCACCCCGGACTTCAAACCCGCAGATGTCGGTTACAAATCACCGCACACCTTCGGTATAAACAAGGATACGCCAATTCTGGTGCAGGGCATAACAGGACAGGAAGGCAGGCTGCACACCAGACTCATGCTTGAATACGGATCAAACATAGTAGCCGGCGTAACGCCCTTCAAAGGCGGGCAGGAAGTCCTCGGTGTACCGGTCTACAACAGCATCAAGGAAGCTCAGCTGCATCATGAAATAGGAGCCAGCATAATTTTCGTTCCCCCAAAACTGGCCACGGATGCCATTCTGGAAGCAACTTCATGCGAAATTCCATGGGTGGTCTGCATAACCGAAGGAATAGTCCAGTCGGCCATGCTCAATGTGCTGGAGCAGGTCAAAGGCGGCAAATCGCGCATAATCGGGCCCAACACTCCGGGGCTCATAGTTCCGGGGCAGACCAAGATAGGCATTCTGCCCACCACTCCCTTTTCGCCCGGACCGGTTGCCGTGCTCTCCCGCTCCGGAACGCTGACCTATGAAGTAGCCGATCGGCTCAATCAGGTAGGCATCGGACAATCGCTTTCCATCGGCATCGGCGGAGACTCCTACATCGGAACCACCTTTGCCGACATATTCGAAATGCTGCGCAACCACGATGAAACCAAGGCCGTCATGGTTCTCGGCGAAATCGGCGGAACAGCGGAACAGGATCTGGCCGATTACGTTATCGAAACAGGGTTTGACAAACCCGTACTTTCCTTTATTGCTGGTCAGACGGCGCCTCCGGGCAAACGTCTGGGCCATGCGGGGGCAATCCTCAAGGAAGGAACCGGGGTTCAAGGCAAGCTCGAAAAAATGCGCAAGGCCGGATTTACCGTCTGCCCAAGCCTGGAATCCATACCACAGCTCACTGCAGACGCACTCGGACTCAAACTACGTGAATAA
- a CDS encoding metal-dependent hydrolase has product MPGYKVHVSGSIVAGILVLLILVNIGMYVIDPQQVAVLLVLCILGALFPDIDTDSKGKRLFYSGMLVLSLALIYFKEFKWAAYLGILAMLPGISAHRGWTHTWWAMLIVPMPMLVLPYYVYGQDFPTLLPYYLAFVTGYFSHLLLDREF; this is encoded by the coding sequence ATGCCCGGATATAAGGTTCATGTTTCCGGATCAATTGTGGCCGGTATATTGGTGCTGCTGATTCTGGTTAATATCGGTATGTATGTAATTGATCCGCAACAGGTCGCCGTTCTGCTGGTGCTCTGCATTCTCGGGGCGCTTTTCCCGGATATCGATACTGATTCCAAAGGGAAGCGGCTTTTTTATTCCGGAATGCTGGTCCTCTCCCTGGCCCTTATCTATTTCAAGGAATTTAAGTGGGCGGCATATTTAGGCATTCTTGCCATGCTGCCCGGTATAAGCGCTCATAGAGGCTGGACACATACATGGTGGGCCATGCTGATAGTACCCATGCCTATGCTTGTTCTTCCATATTACGTCTACGGGCAGGATTTTCCCACATTGTTGCCCTATTATCTTGCCTTTGTGACAGGCTATTTTTCCCACCTGCTGCTTGATAGGGAATTTTGA